In Thermoleophilia bacterium, the following proteins share a genomic window:
- a CDS encoding LLM class flavin-dependent oxidoreductase produces the protein MKFGLTFGFIVPPDKGISEQQPYLDMLDCLPRAEELGYTSAHQTEHHFQFDGHCPSPLVGMMAAAAVTEEMRVCTNVLLAPLYAPVRLAEDVAVLDNLSDGRLTLGVSPGYASEEFAGHMVPYEERFRRFEETMDLLQLAFTQETFEFKGEFFDVPPTRLSPKPVQKPHPPIWYGVSGPKLLRRAAKRHCILVASPRHTVPELKEHYRIYEEHCAEFGFKPDWRPAMKGVFVAETMEKAEEIAGPAVTHLFVNLYGKKSAQGERQLRNDAGDLITDMDQVDFETFKSRYLIGDPETVAEKLRVMNDELALDELTCWMHLPGISQRDATNSMELFAREIMPEFGAGA, from the coding sequence ATGAAGTTTGGACTCACGTTCGGTTTCATCGTCCCACCCGATAAAGGCATCTCGGAACAACAGCCGTATCTGGATATGCTGGATTGTCTGCCACGGGCGGAAGAGCTCGGTTACACATCTGCCCATCAGACCGAGCACCACTTCCAGTTCGACGGCCACTGCCCCAGCCCCCTGGTAGGCATGATGGCTGCCGCGGCCGTCACCGAAGAGATGCGGGTCTGCACGAATGTTCTGCTCGCACCGCTCTACGCGCCGGTACGGCTCGCCGAGGACGTGGCGGTCCTCGACAACCTGAGCGACGGCCGCCTGACGCTCGGTGTCTCCCCCGGTTACGCCTCCGAAGAGTTCGCCGGCCACATGGTCCCCTACGAGGAGCGATTCCGTCGGTTCGAGGAGACGATGGACCTGCTCCAGCTCGCCTTCACCCAGGAGACGTTCGAGTTCAAGGGCGAGTTCTTCGATGTGCCGCCGACCCGGCTTTCTCCGAAACCGGTGCAGAAGCCGCATCCTCCGATCTGGTACGGCGTCTCGGGCCCGAAACTGCTTAGACGCGCCGCCAAGCGCCATTGCATCTTGGTTGCATCGCCTCGCCACACGGTTCCGGAACTCAAGGAGCATTACCGGATATACGAGGAGCATTGCGCCGAGTTCGGATTCAAACCCGACTGGCGGCCAGCCATGAAGGGCGTGTTTGTCGCCGAGACGATGGAGAAGGCGGAGGAAATCGCCGGACCCGCGGTCACCCATCTCTTCGTGAACCTCTACGGCAAGAAATCAGCCCAGGGAGAACGTCAGCTTCGAAATGATGCCGGCGACCTGATCACCGACATGGATCAGGTTGACTTCGAAACGTTCAAGAGTCGCTATCTGATCGGCGATCCGGAAACAGTTGCGGAGAAGCTGCGCGTGATGAACGACGAACTCGCGCTCGATGAGCTGACGTGCTGGATGCATCTGCCGGGAATCTCACAGCGCGACGCGACCAACTCAATGGAGCTGTTCGCCCGCGAGATCATGCCGGAGTTCGGAGCCGGCGCATGA
- a CDS encoding aldehyde dehydrogenase family protein, producing the protein MTNGVNTDSEILGGDHPLLVAGEWTATGSWLEVRSPYDDRLVGRVACGDVETVDQAVRSARTAFDRGDFPQYERAAALERASELVAQRQEELAEIISAEAAKPMKQARAEAGRTVSTLLFSAVEARKLAGSVVPMSASAPGDGRLGLILRVPIGVVGAISPFNFPLNLVAHKLGPAIAAGDPVVLKPASSTPISALKLVEILLEAGVPNDWLHVIPGSGSAVGNPLVEHPDIAAITFTGSAPVGAAIRSKLPHTRVNLELGSNAPLIVNDDGDWEAAARLASIHSFSHAGQSCVSVQRIIIHSAVADRFISELTGHVEALTVGDPSDDQTDVGPVIDGNNRERIMSWIEDAIGGDTRLLSGGRVNDDGTIQPTLILEPSLDSLVWSEEIFGPVAVIRVVESFEEAIELANDSRYGLHAGVFTDSLDNALIAANTLDFGGVLINDVPTVRADQQPYGGVRESGNTREGPAFAIRDLTQERFVSFRRRG; encoded by the coding sequence ATGACGAACGGCGTGAACACAGATTCTGAGATTCTTGGCGGAGACCATCCGCTGCTAGTTGCCGGCGAGTGGACCGCCACTGGCTCGTGGCTCGAAGTCAGAAGCCCCTATGACGACCGGCTCGTAGGACGGGTCGCCTGCGGCGATGTCGAAACCGTCGATCAAGCCGTCCGGTCGGCGCGCACCGCATTTGATCGGGGTGACTTTCCGCAGTATGAACGCGCAGCGGCGCTTGAACGAGCCTCCGAGCTGGTGGCCCAGCGCCAGGAGGAGCTAGCCGAGATCATCTCAGCCGAAGCGGCGAAACCCATGAAGCAGGCTCGCGCCGAAGCCGGCCGCACAGTCTCCACCCTGCTCTTCTCGGCAGTTGAGGCCCGGAAGCTGGCGGGAAGTGTGGTACCGATGTCTGCCAGCGCACCGGGCGACGGTCGCCTCGGGCTGATCCTTCGGGTCCCAATCGGGGTCGTCGGCGCGATCAGCCCGTTCAACTTCCCGCTGAACCTAGTCGCTCACAAGCTCGGACCGGCGATCGCGGCAGGCGATCCGGTCGTGCTGAAGCCCGCCTCATCGACTCCGATCTCGGCCCTCAAGCTCGTTGAGATCCTGCTCGAAGCCGGCGTCCCAAATGACTGGCTCCATGTCATTCCCGGCTCCGGCTCCGCGGTCGGAAACCCATTGGTCGAGCATCCGGATATTGCCGCCATCACCTTCACGGGTTCGGCTCCGGTCGGCGCGGCAATCCGTTCGAAGCTGCCTCACACACGAGTCAACCTGGAGCTTGGCTCGAATGCGCCACTCATCGTGAACGACGACGGCGACTGGGAAGCCGCGGCGCGCTTGGCCAGCATCCACAGCTTCTCCCACGCCGGCCAAAGCTGTGTCTCGGTACAGCGGATCATCATTCACAGCGCGGTTGCTGACCGTTTCATATCCGAGTTGACCGGACACGTCGAGGCACTGACGGTCGGCGATCCGAGCGATGACCAGACTGACGTGGGCCCGGTGATCGATGGCAATAACCGCGAACGGATCATGAGCTGGATCGAGGACGCGATCGGCGGCGACACCCGACTTCTTTCCGGTGGCCGAGTCAACGACGACGGAACCATTCAACCGACCTTGATCCTCGAGCCCTCCTTGGACAGCCTCGTATGGTCGGAGGAGATATTCGGACCAGTCGCCGTGATCCGGGTCGTCGAGAGCTTCGAAGAAGCAATCGAACTCGCCAACGATTCGCGCTACGGGCTTCACGCTGGTGTCTTTACGGATTCACTGGACAATGCACTCATCGCTGCCAACACGCTCGATTTTGGGGGCGTCCTGATCAATGACGTTCCGACCGTACGGGCCGACCAGCAACCATACGGAGGGGTCCGTGAATCCGGCAACACCCGCGAGGGTCCAGCTTTTGCGATTCGGGATCTGACTCAAGAAAGATTCGTCAGCTTTCGTCGGAGGGGATGA
- a CDS encoding 5-oxoprolinase subunit PxpA has protein sequence MERRAIDINCDLGESFGNWSMGDDAAVLPEITTANVACGFHAGDPVTLMRTVALALENDVAVGAHPGLPDLLGFGRRKLAVTPEDAAAYVVYQVGAVREALRLLGGGELHHVKPHGAFLDVMRYGEPEVGHAVAEAIASCDNEILIYWPSPTEDDPFSDRARELGLRVIGEIYPDLAYDDQGRLILERQKKHVASENAAEQLRLFLQSGTVRTSTGDTLRIDAESVSVHGDGPNAADIVAELRRVTIELGHEIRAVPREVTS, from the coding sequence ATGGAAAGGCGAGCGATCGATATCAACTGCGATCTGGGCGAAAGTTTCGGCAACTGGTCAATGGGCGACGACGCTGCTGTTCTTCCCGAGATCACGACCGCCAATGTCGCATGTGGCTTTCATGCGGGCGACCCGGTGACACTGATGCGAACGGTCGCTCTGGCATTGGAGAACGACGTGGCCGTCGGTGCCCATCCAGGCCTACCTGACCTACTGGGCTTTGGTCGCCGCAAGCTGGCCGTCACTCCTGAGGACGCAGCCGCATACGTCGTGTATCAGGTCGGTGCGGTACGGGAAGCCCTTCGGCTGCTCGGTGGCGGCGAGTTGCACCACGTGAAGCCGCACGGCGCGTTCCTAGATGTCATGCGCTACGGTGAGCCTGAGGTCGGACATGCTGTGGCCGAGGCGATTGCCAGTTGCGACAATGAGATACTCATCTATTGGCCCTCACCGACGGAAGACGATCCTTTCAGCGATCGCGCCCGCGAACTCGGACTTCGGGTGATCGGCGAAATCTATCCGGATCTCGCTTACGACGACCAAGGCCGACTGATCCTTGAACGGCAGAAGAAGCATGTCGCCAGCGAGAACGCAGCGGAGCAGCTGCGTCTATTCCTCCAGTCCGGCACTGTTCGTACGTCTACCGGCGATACGTTGCGGATCGACGCCGAAAGCGTCTCCGTGCACGGAGACGGTCCCAATGCGGCGGACATCGTGGCCGAGCTGCGTCGGGTAACCATCGAGCTCGGGCATGAGATACGGGCCGTGCCCAGGGAAGTCACATCATGA
- a CDS encoding carboxyltransferase domain-containing protein, producing the protein MIPTATFQDDDTGIRYMHGGEEFVVVELAESISLEVNMRTMAICHRLEELDLLGVVDICPANASYMVRFDPDSFAPHELVAELRRVEKDVGDAADFQLATRIVDFPVLYEDPWTLETLMRFRDCHQTPDKSDLEFAAEINGFDSVEEFIEAHCGAPYIVSMCGFVPTVPWCFQLSGDRQIEVPKYVRPRTDTPGRALGHGGACAVLYPVRGAGGYQLFGMAAAPIFQAEQTLPDFRKSMTFCRPGDIVKFRRVDRAEYDDIRSEVEAGTFEYRKAQFQFVPGDFLSHPELVCGEMLRSLYGDSGP; encoded by the coding sequence ATGATCCCCACCGCCACATTCCAGGACGACGACACGGGCATCCGTTATATGCATGGCGGCGAAGAATTCGTAGTCGTGGAACTCGCCGAGAGTATTAGCCTCGAAGTCAATATGCGGACCATGGCGATCTGCCACCGGCTCGAAGAGCTCGATTTGCTCGGTGTCGTGGACATTTGTCCCGCCAACGCGTCTTATATGGTGAGGTTCGATCCAGACAGCTTCGCACCACATGAATTGGTCGCTGAGCTGCGCAGGGTGGAGAAGGACGTGGGGGATGCCGCTGACTTCCAATTGGCAACCCGTATAGTTGATTTCCCGGTGCTCTATGAAGATCCGTGGACTCTCGAAACCCTGATGCGGTTCCGGGATTGCCACCAGACTCCGGACAAGAGCGATCTCGAATTCGCAGCGGAGATCAATGGTTTTGATTCCGTTGAAGAGTTCATCGAGGCCCACTGCGGAGCTCCTTACATAGTCTCGATGTGCGGTTTCGTGCCGACGGTACCCTGGTGCTTTCAACTGTCTGGAGACCGTCAGATAGAAGTCCCCAAGTATGTACGTCCGCGAACCGACACACCTGGGCGTGCGCTTGGTCACGGGGGAGCCTGCGCGGTGCTCTACCCGGTGCGTGGGGCGGGCGGTTATCAGCTGTTCGGCATGGCGGCGGCACCAATCTTTCAGGCGGAACAGACCCTGCCGGACTTCCGCAAGAGCATGACGTTCTGTAGGCCCGGCGACATCGTCAAGTTTCGACGCGTAGACCGGGCTGAGTACGACGATATTCGGTCCGAGGTAGAAGCCGGAACCTTCGAGTACCGCAAGGCCCAATTCCAATTCGTGCCAGGAGATTTTCTGAGTCATCCTGAGCTGGTTTGCGGCGAGATGCTGAGGAGTCTGTATGGCGATTCTGGTCCGTAA